The Pelodiscus sinensis isolate JC-2024 chromosome 4, ASM4963464v1, whole genome shotgun sequence genomic sequence CATATAAAAAATCctgaatattattttaaaaaaaactaaagcaaaaaaaccaaagcaAATTAACAGCTTACTACTAAGTGTGCCTAAAGAAAGATGGCATTTTTAGTAGATCTGATAAGATTGAGGAGGTTGGAAAATGGCCATTGTTTGATGTGACTCTTTGTTGTAGAGAGGACATTATGGTTATGCTGAAGATTTCATCGTTCCTTGCGGTTTATGCCTTGGTTATGTGCCAGATGGATAGCTCCCAGGCAACTCCACTCAGGTAAGAACCAGAGAGTTGTGAACACTCATGAGTTTCAGAGCATTGAATCTGAACAGAATGGAGATATTTAGTTTTCTTTCATGGTGGCATATAAGAAGTGGATTATAGTAAAGGAGAAAGTAGGAGGAGGAAATTTAACCTTTTTGGCAAGCTCATATTTTAACATGCAATAGATTACTTATCTACTGTGCAGGGGACTGAGCTGTATTCATGCTGTCTTGCTTGTCTCCACATAGACCTGGCTTAGACTCTATAACAGATCGAGTGACGCTCAGTGATTATGAAGCTCGAAGGTTATTAAATGCATTGGTAAAAGAATTTGTTCAGATGACAGCGGAAGAACTGGAAC encodes the following:
- the CALCB gene encoding calcitonin gene-related peptide 2 isoform X2, whose translation is MVMLKISSFLAVYALVMCQMDSSQATPLRPGLDSITDRVTLSDYEARRLLNALVKEFVQMTAEELEQASEGNSSVTAQKRACNTATCVTHRLADFLSRSGGVGKNNFVPTNVGSKAFGRRRRNVQI
- the CALCB gene encoding calcitonin gene-related peptide 2 isoform X3: MVMLKISSFLAVYALVMCQMDSSQATPLRPGLDSITDRVTLSDYEARRLLNALVKEFVQMTAEELEQASEGNSVTAQKRACNTATCVTHRLADFLSRSGGVGKNNFVPTNVGSKAFGRRRRNVQI